The Thermococcus thermotolerans genome contains a region encoding:
- a CDS encoding fumarate hydratase has translation MIEAIVEAIRLAVTRIPDDVVLALRKAYAEEENETARFNLGNIIKAIDLGFADRVPVCQDTGTVTFFVEAGVGSPFLGEVRGWLIEATRRATEEIPLRPNAVDVLTGRNSGDNTGEGIPIIHWEPVPGDRIRIAVLPKGGGSENCSALAMLTPAEGWKGLTRFVVEHVKACGGKPCPPVILGIGVGGSADYALLLAKKALLRKVGERNPNGRIAKIEEELLTAVNSTGIGPMGMGGKTTALDVKIEVAHRHPASFPVGLVVQCWANRRAFIEIKPDGRVDVWQ, from the coding sequence TTGATTGAGGCTATCGTCGAGGCGATAAGGCTGGCCGTTACGAGGATTCCTGACGACGTTGTTTTGGCTCTCAGAAAGGCCTACGCCGAGGAGGAGAACGAGACAGCGCGCTTCAACCTCGGAAACATAATCAAGGCAATAGACCTCGGCTTCGCCGACCGGGTTCCCGTCTGCCAGGACACGGGCACGGTAACCTTCTTCGTTGAGGCCGGCGTTGGGAGTCCTTTTCTCGGCGAGGTTAGGGGCTGGCTCATCGAGGCGACGAGGAGGGCAACTGAGGAAATACCCCTCAGGCCCAACGCCGTTGACGTCCTCACCGGAAGGAACTCCGGCGACAACACTGGAGAAGGGATTCCCATAATTCACTGGGAGCCCGTTCCGGGGGACAGAATAAGGATAGCTGTTCTTCCAAAAGGTGGCGGAAGTGAGAACTGCTCTGCTTTAGCGATGCTGACCCCTGCCGAGGGCTGGAAAGGCCTAACGCGCTTCGTAGTCGAGCACGTCAAGGCCTGCGGTGGAAAGCCGTGCCCGCCGGTCATCCTGGGCATAGGGGTTGGTGGAAGTGCAGATTACGCCCTGCTCCTGGCCAAAAAGGCCCTGCTGAGGAAGGTGGGCGAGAGGAACCCGAATGGTAGGATAGCGAAAATCGAGGAGGAACTTCTGACGGCAGTGAACAGCACAGGAATCGGCCCCATGGGGATGGGGGGAAAGACCACCGCTCTGGACGTCAAGATAGAGGTCGCCCACAGGCATCCGGCGAGCTTTCCGGTAGGACTGGTCGTTCAGTGCTGGGCCAACAGGAGGGCGTTCATCGAGATAAAGCCCGACGGGAGGGTGGACGTGTGGCAGTGA
- a CDS encoding FumA C-terminus/TtdB family hydratase beta subunit, translating into MAVRLRTPLSEEDVLKLKAGDIVHLSGIIYTARDSAHRKILELAERGELPFDLNGAVIYHCGPVVRKTSNGYEILSAGPTTSARMNRYLDEILSLGVRGIIGKGGMDVGPFKDRAVYFSFTGGAGSLAAKSVKRVVDVLWLEELGIPEAVWVLEVEDFPVLVAIDSRGNSLYR; encoded by the coding sequence GTGGCAGTGAGGCTGAGGACTCCACTGAGTGAGGAGGACGTTTTGAAGCTCAAGGCTGGGGACATCGTTCACCTCTCCGGGATAATCTACACCGCCAGGGACTCGGCACACAGGAAGATCCTTGAGCTGGCAGAGAGGGGAGAACTTCCCTTCGACCTCAACGGGGCCGTTATCTATCACTGCGGGCCGGTGGTGAGGAAAACATCCAATGGTTATGAGATACTCTCCGCCGGACCGACGACGAGCGCGAGGATGAACCGCTATTTGGACGAAATCCTCTCCCTCGGCGTCCGCGGGATAATAGGGAAGGGCGGCATGGATGTCGGGCCATTCAAAGACCGCGCCGTTTACTTCTCCTTCACCGGGGGAGCCGGCTCACTCGCGGCCAAGAGCGTAAAGCGCGTCGTTGACGTCCTCTGGCTGGAGGAGCTGGGGATTCCGGAGGCGGTGTGGGTTCTTGAGGTTGAGGATTTTCCGGTGCTCGTGGCCATAGATTCTCGTGGGAACTCGCTCTATCGCTAA